Proteins from a single region of Bdellovibrio bacteriovorus HD100:
- a CDS encoding Rnase Y domain-containing protein, producing the protein MIAMIATAIIGIVAGGGLGWALHKFFRARTLRLAREEAQDILDEANEVVELRNLEERERIQEIEMELWTKVEPEMLKSEGRIEDLQEVANERKAKADAIVQEEKKKLQDREADVKVQEQALRGQEAELGKLKEAQKALNQELVQKLTERLGTSAEEFKTQLKNQMEEESRRRAARMIQETEADTKEHAESEAKRILSLVIDRFARPYCAERGIGAVNFPDAHIRKLFCDPAGNNIKAVQDACGCDIIVEEGMEMVGVAGFDPVRRELTRRTLERIFKEKKNINPDFIRKIAENQKKELFKNIKHDGDSLAKELKLEGLNAEIRQMMGSLRYRYSFTQNQYFHCGEVGWLAGLMAAELGIDIKKARRVGMLHDIGKSMDHTVEGGHAVIGADFIAARGEAPDVVHAVKAHHFDEQPSTDHAFLVIAADAVSGARPGARRSTIESYNQKVSELQDIARSFPGVTDCFVLSGGRECRVMVNGKKVDDTQAMDLSRKIAARIEEECNYPGSIKVVVVRETVVTEQTRKELA; encoded by the coding sequence ATGATTGCAATGATTGCTACAGCCATAATTGGAATTGTCGCCGGTGGTGGTTTGGGCTGGGCCTTGCACAAATTCTTCAGAGCGCGCACGCTGCGCCTGGCCCGTGAAGAAGCCCAGGATATTTTGGATGAAGCCAATGAAGTCGTTGAACTTCGCAACCTGGAAGAGCGAGAACGCATCCAGGAAATCGAAATGGAACTGTGGACCAAGGTGGAACCCGAGATGCTGAAGTCCGAAGGACGCATCGAGGATCTGCAGGAAGTCGCGAACGAAAGAAAAGCCAAAGCCGACGCCATCGTTCAGGAAGAAAAAAAGAAGCTTCAGGATCGTGAAGCGGACGTCAAGGTTCAGGAACAGGCCCTGCGTGGTCAGGAAGCTGAACTTGGAAAACTCAAGGAAGCGCAAAAAGCCCTGAACCAGGAACTGGTTCAGAAGCTGACAGAGCGCCTGGGAACTTCCGCAGAAGAATTCAAGACCCAGTTGAAAAACCAGATGGAAGAGGAATCCCGCCGTCGTGCCGCGCGCATGATCCAGGAAACCGAAGCTGACACCAAAGAACACGCTGAATCCGAAGCCAAGCGCATTTTGAGCCTGGTGATTGACCGTTTTGCCCGTCCTTACTGCGCCGAGCGCGGTATTGGTGCCGTGAACTTCCCGGATGCCCACATCCGCAAGCTGTTCTGTGATCCGGCGGGCAACAACATCAAGGCCGTGCAGGATGCCTGCGGTTGCGACATCATCGTGGAAGAAGGCATGGAAATGGTCGGCGTTGCCGGCTTTGACCCTGTTCGCCGCGAACTGACCCGCCGTACTTTGGAGCGCATCTTCAAAGAAAAGAAAAATATCAATCCTGACTTCATCAGAAAAATTGCTGAAAACCAGAAAAAGGAACTTTTCAAAAACATCAAACACGATGGCGATTCTTTGGCCAAAGAGTTGAAACTAGAAGGTTTGAACGCCGAGATCCGTCAGATGATGGGTTCTTTGCGCTATCGTTATTCCTTCACTCAGAATCAGTATTTCCACTGCGGTGAAGTGGGCTGGTTGGCGGGCCTGATGGCGGCCGAGCTGGGTATTGACATCAAGAAAGCGCGCCGCGTGGGTATGCTTCACGACATCGGTAAATCCATGGACCACACTGTCGAGGGCGGTCACGCCGTGATCGGCGCTGACTTTATCGCGGCACGCGGTGAAGCACCTGACGTTGTTCATGCCGTGAAAGCCCACCACTTTGACGAACAACCCAGCACCGATCATGCGTTCCTGGTGATCGCGGCCGATGCGGTTTCCGGGGCTCGCCCAGGTGCGCGCCGTTCGACAATCGAATCTTACAATCAGAAAGTTTCTGAACTGCAGGATATCGCCCGCAGTTTCCCAGGTGTGACAGACTGCTTCGTATTGAGCGGTGGTCGCGAATGCCGAGTGATGGTGAATGGCAAAAAAGTCGATGACACTCAGGCGATGGATTTGTCGCGCAAAATTGCGGCACGCATCGAAGAAGAGTGCAATTACCCAGGATCAATTAAAGTGGTCGTGGTGCGGGAAACTGTTGTCACTGAACAAACAAGGAAAGAACTCGCATAA
- a CDS encoding response regulator, which yields MVLETNLEKQRTPRVLVIDDSLDSVKLMSHILDHYKCDVTMAFDGQDSIPLLANRHFDLVILDWQMPQMGGRDTLLLMDRLLTERKVHKIRRPIPVVIYTGHSEEELDLPLVRNFTYMGFINKRQAFSSMMRSFNFILRSI from the coding sequence ATGGTCTTAGAAACTAATCTCGAAAAACAACGCACACCTCGCGTTCTGGTGATCGACGATAGCTTGGATTCTGTCAAACTCATGTCCCACATCCTTGATCACTACAAATGCGATGTCACGATGGCTTTCGACGGTCAAGATTCCATCCCACTTCTTGCGAACAGACATTTTGATTTGGTGATTTTGGACTGGCAAATGCCACAAATGGGCGGTCGTGACACTTTACTTTTGATGGATCGTCTTTTGACAGAAAGAAAGGTGCATAAGATCCGCCGGCCTATTCCGGTGGTGATTTACACCGGTCACAGCGAAGAAGAACTGGATCTGCCACTGGTGCGAAACTTCACCTATATGGGCTTTATCAACAAACGCCAGGCCTTCAGTTCCATGATGAGATCATTTAATTTTATTTTGCGTTCTATCTAA